A single window of Pseudarthrobacter psychrotolerans DNA harbors:
- a CDS encoding RNA polymerase sigma factor produces the protein MTPSSAKKDPAAQDDLSPEAKQAATNAKRAATRAANKAIKDASGDAGLDGKPEPKKRGPKPGAKAAAEAAGKARGASDDDEDVEEDLDDINIADDSEIKAAKAASAATGKGFVYSDADDDDAPVQQVMSAGATADPVKDYLKQIGKVALLNAEQEVDLALRIEAGLFAEEKINADDGSMDPKFKRELEFVIHDGKRAKNHLLEANLRLVVSLAKRYTGRGMLFLDLIQEGNLGLIRAVEKFDYTKGFKFSTYATWWIRQAITRAMADQARTIRIPVHMVEVINKLARVQRQMLQDLGREPTPEELALELDMTPEKVVEVQKYGREPISLHTPLGEDGDSEFGDLIEDSEAVVPADAVSFTLLQEQLHSVLDTLSEREAGVVAMRFGLTDGQPKTLDEIGKVYGVTRERIRQIESKTMSKLRHPSRSQVLRDYLD, from the coding sequence GTGACCCCGTCTTCCGCGAAGAAGGATCCCGCCGCCCAGGACGACTTGTCCCCTGAGGCGAAGCAGGCTGCAACGAACGCCAAGCGAGCAGCCACGCGGGCAGCCAACAAAGCCATCAAGGATGCCTCCGGTGACGCCGGTTTGGACGGCAAGCCTGAGCCCAAGAAGCGCGGGCCCAAGCCCGGCGCCAAAGCCGCTGCCGAAGCAGCCGGAAAAGCCCGCGGCGCATCGGACGACGATGAGGACGTCGAGGAGGACCTCGACGACATCAACATCGCCGATGACAGCGAGATCAAGGCCGCCAAGGCCGCATCGGCAGCCACCGGTAAGGGGTTCGTCTACTCGGACGCCGATGACGACGATGCCCCTGTCCAGCAGGTGATGTCGGCCGGCGCCACGGCTGACCCCGTCAAGGATTACCTCAAGCAGATCGGTAAGGTTGCGCTGCTCAACGCCGAGCAGGAAGTTGACCTCGCGCTCCGGATCGAAGCCGGACTCTTCGCCGAAGAGAAGATCAATGCCGACGACGGCTCGATGGACCCCAAGTTCAAGCGTGAACTTGAGTTCGTCATCCACGACGGCAAGCGCGCCAAGAACCACCTGCTCGAAGCCAACCTCCGCCTGGTGGTCTCGCTGGCCAAGCGCTATACCGGCCGCGGCATGCTGTTCCTGGACCTCATCCAGGAAGGCAACCTGGGCCTGATCCGCGCTGTCGAGAAGTTCGACTACACCAAGGGCTTCAAGTTCTCCACGTACGCCACGTGGTGGATCCGCCAGGCTATTACCCGCGCCATGGCAGACCAGGCCCGCACCATCCGCATCCCGGTGCACATGGTCGAAGTCATCAACAAGCTGGCCCGCGTGCAGCGCCAGATGCTCCAGGACCTGGGCCGCGAACCCACGCCCGAAGAACTGGCCCTCGAACTGGACATGACTCCCGAGAAGGTCGTGGAGGTCCAGAAGTACGGCCGCGAACCGATCTCCCTGCACACCCCCCTGGGTGAAGACGGTGACTCCGAGTTCGGCGACCTCATCGAGGATTCCGAGGCCGTGGTTCCCGCCGATGCCGTGAGCTTTACGCTCCTGCAGGAGCAGCTGCACTCCGTCCTGGACACCCTGTCCGAGCGCGAGGCCGGCGTGGTGGCCATGCGTTTCGGCCTCACCGACGGCCAGCCGAAGACTTTAGACGAAATCGGCAAGGTCTACGGTGTTACGCGTGAGCGCATCCGCCAGATCGAATCCAAGACCATGTCCAAGCTCCGCCACCCGTCGCGGTCGCAGGTACTGCGGGACTACCTGGACTAG
- a CDS encoding DNA topoisomerase IV subunit B, translating to MAPSSDYTARHLSVLEGLEAVRKRPGMYIGSTDSRGLMHCLWEIIDNSVDEALAGFGHDIKIILHADNSVEIHDDGRGIPVDVEPKTGLTGVEVVFTKLHAGGKFGGGSYTASGGLHGVGASVVNALSARLDVEVDRGSKTYKMSFRRGEPGRFKDQGSKLDPSAVFAPFVDGSVLDVAGKAKRGVTGTRIRYWADRQIFTPDAKFSYDELAARARQTSFLVPGLKLTVRDERRLAGTPGEAAGHEEVFHHDGGLSEFVEFLAADPAVTDVWRLHGSGKFKETVPVIDERGHSQLAEVERDCEVDVALRWGIGYDSTVRSFVNIIATPKGGTHQSGFEQALVKTFRKAVEANARKLKAGNDKIEKDDIFAGLTAVLTVRLAEPQFEGQTKEILGTSAVRAIVSKVVEQEITAKLNSANRNDKAHSALLLEKIVSEMKSRISARVHKETQRRKNALETSSMPTKLADCRTDDVGRSELFIVEGDSALGTAKLARSSDFQALLPIRGKILNVQKASVGDMLSNAECAALIQVVGAGSGRSFDINAARYGKVILMTDADVDGAHIRTLLLTLFFRYMRPMIDAGRVYAAVPPLHRVEVINAGQKANDMIYTYSEAELHVLLARLAKEGKRYKEPIQRYKGLGEMDAGQLAETTMDPRHRTLRKVGIENAKHAEDTFDLLMGSDVAPRKDFIIAGASSLDRERIDA from the coding sequence GTGGCACCAAGTTCTGATTACACCGCCCGGCACCTTTCTGTCCTGGAGGGCCTCGAGGCCGTCCGTAAGCGCCCCGGCATGTATATCGGTTCCACCGATTCGCGCGGGCTGATGCACTGCCTGTGGGAGATCATCGACAACTCGGTGGACGAGGCGCTGGCCGGATTTGGGCACGACATCAAGATCATCCTGCACGCGGACAACTCGGTGGAAATCCACGACGACGGCCGCGGCATCCCCGTGGACGTGGAACCCAAGACCGGCCTCACCGGCGTCGAGGTGGTCTTCACCAAGCTCCATGCGGGCGGCAAGTTCGGCGGCGGGTCCTACACGGCCTCCGGCGGCCTGCACGGCGTGGGCGCCTCCGTGGTGAATGCCCTGTCCGCGCGCCTGGACGTGGAAGTGGACCGCGGCAGCAAGACCTACAAAATGTCGTTCCGGCGCGGCGAGCCTGGGCGCTTCAAGGATCAGGGATCCAAGCTGGACCCGTCGGCGGTGTTCGCGCCGTTTGTGGACGGCTCGGTGCTGGACGTAGCGGGCAAGGCGAAGCGTGGTGTGACCGGGACCCGGATCCGCTATTGGGCGGACCGACAGATTTTCACGCCGGACGCCAAGTTCTCCTACGACGAACTGGCCGCACGGGCACGCCAGACCTCCTTCCTGGTACCTGGACTCAAACTCACCGTCCGCGATGAACGCAGGCTGGCAGGTACTCCCGGTGAAGCGGCCGGCCACGAAGAGGTGTTCCACCACGACGGCGGCCTTTCCGAGTTCGTCGAGTTCCTCGCCGCCGATCCCGCCGTTACCGACGTCTGGCGGCTGCACGGCTCAGGCAAATTCAAGGAAACCGTGCCGGTAATCGACGAGCGTGGCCACAGCCAGCTCGCCGAAGTTGAACGAGACTGCGAAGTGGATGTGGCTCTCCGCTGGGGCATCGGCTATGACAGCACCGTCCGCAGCTTCGTCAACATCATCGCCACGCCCAAAGGCGGAACGCACCAGTCAGGTTTCGAGCAGGCGCTGGTGAAGACGTTCCGGAAAGCAGTGGAGGCCAACGCCCGCAAGCTGAAGGCCGGCAACGACAAAATCGAAAAGGACGACATCTTTGCCGGCCTGACCGCTGTGCTGACGGTCCGGTTGGCTGAGCCGCAGTTCGAGGGCCAGACGAAGGAGATCCTGGGCACCTCCGCTGTCCGCGCCATCGTCTCGAAGGTGGTGGAGCAGGAGATCACCGCGAAGCTGAACTCAGCCAACCGGAATGACAAGGCGCACTCCGCGCTGCTCCTGGAAAAAATCGTCAGTGAGATGAAGTCCCGGATTTCCGCCCGGGTCCACAAGGAGACCCAGCGGCGCAAGAACGCCCTGGAAACTTCGTCCATGCCCACCAAGCTCGCCGACTGCCGGACGGACGACGTCGGCCGTTCCGAACTGTTCATCGTGGAAGGCGACTCTGCCTTGGGAACCGCCAAGCTGGCACGGTCCTCGGACTTCCAGGCGCTGCTGCCCATCCGCGGCAAGATCCTGAACGTGCAGAAGGCATCCGTGGGCGACATGCTCTCCAACGCGGAATGCGCTGCGCTGATCCAGGTGGTGGGCGCCGGTTCGGGCCGCAGCTTCGACATCAACGCGGCCCGGTACGGCAAAGTCATTCTGATGACCGACGCCGACGTCGACGGCGCCCACATCCGGACGCTGCTGCTGACGCTCTTTTTCCGGTATATGCGCCCCATGATCGACGCGGGGCGGGTCTATGCTGCCGTGCCGCCCCTGCACCGGGTGGAGGTCATCAATGCCGGGCAGAAGGCCAACGACATGATCTACACCTACTCGGAGGCGGAACTGCATGTGCTCCTGGCCCGGCTGGCCAAGGAAGGCAAGCGCTACAAGGAGCCGATCCAGCGGTACAAGGGCCTGGGCGAGATGGACGCCGGGCAGCTTGCCGAGACCACCATGGACCCGCGGCACCGGACACTGCGCAAGGTGGGGATCGAGAACGCCAAGCATGCGGAGGACACCTTCGACCTGCTGATGGGGTCCGATGTTGCCCCCCGCAAGGACTTCATCATCGCCGGCGCCTCCAGCCTGGACCGGGAGCGGATCGACGCCTGA
- a CDS encoding M56 family metallopeptidase translates to MFWTSYLLAVLAIVLAWPVPILLSRASWPARSPFTAMVLWQAIALAGGLSMIGAMLVYGLEPIGDNLISGLRGLAGMVLFNAPTTALGFWHLFALSAAALLTAHLVFTLLLTYYKIERQRRRHRELLALLAAPSVDAARTVVISHDSPVAYCLPGGARSVTVLSDGLMAALEPAELRAVLSHENAHLNQRHHLLLWAFAAWRQALPWLPTTRLAQEAVNSLIEMLADDVALKTESKATLIKAIAIVASGSTGGMASGMAPGMGAGMAGSTAATAMPAAHPSLPLDGLEAPTGAVTGSARTTISRVSRLLSHQPQLSAAARGMVLAGCALLLAVPTALLIVPGLLG, encoded by the coding sequence ATGTTCTGGACCTCGTACCTGCTGGCGGTCCTCGCGATAGTGCTGGCGTGGCCAGTGCCTATCCTGCTTTCCCGTGCCTCATGGCCTGCCCGGTCACCGTTCACGGCCATGGTGCTGTGGCAGGCAATAGCACTCGCGGGCGGGCTGTCCATGATCGGCGCCATGCTGGTCTACGGGCTCGAACCGATCGGCGACAACCTCATCTCCGGGCTCCGCGGGCTCGCAGGCATGGTCCTTTTCAACGCGCCCACCACGGCACTGGGCTTCTGGCATCTCTTCGCGCTGTCCGCCGCGGCCCTGCTCACCGCCCATCTGGTCTTCACCCTTTTGCTGACGTACTACAAGATTGAACGGCAGCGGCGTCGGCACCGGGAGCTCCTGGCTCTGTTGGCCGCCCCGTCCGTCGATGCGGCCCGCACGGTGGTCATCAGCCACGATTCACCGGTTGCCTATTGCCTGCCCGGCGGGGCCCGCTCGGTGACGGTGCTCTCGGACGGCCTGATGGCCGCCCTGGAGCCGGCTGAATTACGGGCCGTCCTGAGCCATGAGAATGCCCACCTCAACCAGCGCCACCATCTCCTGCTGTGGGCGTTTGCAGCCTGGCGCCAGGCGCTCCCCTGGCTTCCCACCACGCGCCTCGCGCAGGAGGCAGTGAACTCTCTCATCGAAATGCTGGCGGACGACGTTGCGCTGAAGACGGAAAGCAAAGCCACGCTCATCAAGGCGATCGCCATTGTTGCCAGCGGATCTACCGGAGGTATGGCGTCGGGCATGGCGCCGGGTATGGGGGCAGGGATGGCCGGAAGCACGGCGGCCACTGCAATGCCGGCCGCGCACCCCAGCCTTCCCCTGGACGGGCTTGAGGCGCCTACCGGCGCCGTCACAGGTTCTGCCAGGACCACCATTTCCCGGGTCAGCCGGCTGCTTTCCCATCAACCGCAGCTGTCTGCCGCCGCCCGCGGGATGGTCCTTGCGGGCTGCGCCCTGCTCCTGGCCGTGCCCACTGCCCTGCTCATCGTGCCGGGCCTGCTGGGCTGA
- a CDS encoding BlaI/MecI/CopY family transcriptional regulator: MASLGELERAVMDLLWAGHEAATANTLRDRLATTTEPKGDAAGHEGKELAVTTVLTVLSRLEKKGLVERERGTRPHRYQAVSSREDHTAELMHEVLGSAPDREAVLARFIGSVTDSEAETLRKLLGHI, translated from the coding sequence ATGGCAAGTCTTGGCGAACTGGAACGGGCAGTGATGGATCTGCTCTGGGCGGGCCACGAGGCAGCCACGGCGAACACGCTGCGCGACAGGCTGGCAACCACCACCGAACCCAAAGGGGACGCTGCCGGGCATGAGGGCAAGGAACTTGCCGTCACAACCGTCCTGACCGTCCTCTCGCGGCTCGAGAAGAAGGGCCTGGTGGAGCGGGAACGCGGCACCCGGCCGCACCGCTACCAGGCTGTTTCCAGCAGGGAAGACCACACGGCGGAACTGATGCATGAGGTTCTGGGCTCAGCGCCCGACCGGGAAGCCGTGCTGGCACGGTTCATCGGCTCCGTGACGGACAGTGAAGCGGAAACACTGCGCAAACTGCTTGGCCACATCTAG
- a CDS encoding cytochrome ubiquinol oxidase subunit I translates to MEALEIARWQFGITTVYHFMMVPLTIGLGLVVAVMQTLWHRTGKVEYLRMTKFWGKLFLINFIMGVATGIVQEFQFGMAWSEYSRFVGDVFGAPLALESLLAFFVESTFLGLWIFGWKQLKPGIHLACLWVAVVGSVFSAYFIIVANSWMQHPVGAEIIDGRPVMTDAWAVFTNNTALVAFPHTLMGALAVAGGFLLGIAWYQLWRRRTDGIDTIGPDGRVVPGEAAIPGRDLTDHKVWIRSLRIGAVVAMISFAGTALTGDLQGKLMFEQQPMKMAAAEAACHDGTGFSVLSVGNLGSKNCDDIKAVIEVPGILSFLAKGDFTTEVKGVNSLLDQYKADYGTHLPNNPIYGERAGQEIQYVPVMEVTYWGFRMMIGFGGIAALAALLALWVTRKGTVPASRWLMRLAVFGILAPFGANAAGWIFTEMGRQPFVVAPNPDLNGIDQVFMFTAAAVSPGVSAGELLTSLIVLTAVYAALLVVEVKLLVKFIRGGVVSAMPELAHAPADENGDAAKGPGTGKPAGDVLAFAY, encoded by the coding sequence GTGGAAGCTCTGGAAATCGCACGCTGGCAATTCGGCATCACCACCGTTTACCACTTCATGATGGTGCCTCTCACCATCGGGCTGGGCCTGGTGGTGGCCGTGATGCAGACGCTCTGGCACCGCACCGGCAAGGTCGAATACCTCCGCATGACCAAGTTCTGGGGCAAGCTTTTCCTGATCAACTTCATCATGGGCGTGGCCACCGGCATTGTGCAGGAGTTCCAGTTCGGGATGGCCTGGAGCGAGTACAGCCGGTTTGTCGGCGACGTGTTCGGAGCGCCGCTGGCATTGGAGTCGCTGCTGGCCTTCTTTGTTGAGTCAACGTTCCTGGGCCTGTGGATCTTCGGCTGGAAGCAGCTGAAGCCGGGCATCCACCTGGCTTGCCTCTGGGTAGCCGTGGTGGGATCGGTGTTCTCCGCCTACTTCATCATTGTGGCCAACAGCTGGATGCAGCATCCGGTGGGCGCGGAGATTATTGACGGCCGGCCGGTCATGACGGACGCCTGGGCCGTGTTCACCAACAACACCGCCCTGGTGGCTTTCCCGCACACCCTGATGGGAGCACTGGCCGTTGCCGGTGGTTTCCTCCTGGGCATCGCGTGGTATCAACTCTGGCGCAGGCGCACGGACGGCATCGACACCATCGGCCCTGACGGCCGCGTGGTTCCCGGCGAGGCAGCCATCCCGGGCCGCGACCTGACCGACCACAAAGTCTGGATCCGCTCCCTGCGGATCGGCGCCGTCGTCGCCATGATCTCGTTCGCCGGCACCGCACTGACCGGCGACCTCCAGGGAAAGCTGATGTTTGAGCAGCAACCCATGAAGATGGCCGCGGCCGAGGCCGCCTGCCACGACGGCACGGGCTTCTCCGTGCTGAGCGTCGGGAACCTGGGCTCCAAGAACTGCGATGACATCAAGGCCGTGATCGAAGTACCCGGCATCCTGTCCTTCCTCGCCAAGGGCGACTTCACCACCGAGGTCAAGGGCGTCAACAGCCTCCTGGACCAGTACAAGGCCGACTACGGAACCCACCTGCCCAACAACCCGATCTACGGCGAGAGGGCAGGCCAGGAGATCCAGTACGTCCCGGTCATGGAAGTCACGTACTGGGGCTTCCGGATGATGATCGGCTTCGGCGGTATAGCGGCGCTTGCCGCGCTCCTGGCGCTCTGGGTGACACGAAAGGGCACGGTACCGGCATCGCGCTGGCTGATGCGCCTCGCGGTGTTCGGCATCCTGGCCCCGTTCGGCGCCAACGCGGCCGGATGGATCTTCACCGAGATGGGCAGGCAGCCTTTTGTAGTGGCCCCCAACCCGGACCTGAACGGCATCGACCAGGTGTTTATGTTCACCGCCGCGGCCGTCTCACCCGGAGTGTCGGCCGGTGAACTCCTGACGTCACTGATCGTCCTGACCGCCGTCTACGCGGCGCTGCTTGTGGTAGAGGTCAAGCTCCTGGTCAAGTTCATCCGGGGCGGTGTGGTGTCCGCGATGCCGGAACTGGCCCACGCCCCGGCTGACGAAAACGGGGACGCCGCCAAGGGCCCTGGCACCGGCAAACCCGCCGGCGACGTCCTGGCATTCGCCTACTAA
- the cydB gene encoding cytochrome d ubiquinol oxidase subunit II: protein MELLPTIWFIVIAVLWTGYLFLEGFDLGVGMLMKLFARNNTERRVLLNTVGPVWDGNEVWLITAGAATFAAFPLWYASLFSALYLPLLVVLVALIFRAVAFEYRGKGDTDTWRARWDWAIALGSFFAAFGVGAALALTTTGLPLNANGDREGGAFAWFSGYAVLGGLAVVGFSLLHALAFLALKTDGDIRHRARRWFVRLLPVLLLPLAGWALIIQFLEGKPWTWAAVIVAVVAAAAAWFLARRGSEGRAFMAMGAFLLLGSASIFGAVFPVVLPSTLDPAFDLTVANASSSDYTLGLMSVVAAVGLPLVITYQAWTYWVFRRRVSASQIPAAHSFLPAIAVRAFTTKG from the coding sequence ATGGAACTGCTGCCCACCATCTGGTTCATCGTCATCGCGGTGCTTTGGACCGGCTACCTCTTCCTTGAAGGCTTTGACCTCGGCGTGGGAATGCTGATGAAGCTGTTCGCGCGGAACAACACCGAGCGCCGCGTGCTGCTGAACACCGTCGGCCCGGTCTGGGACGGCAACGAGGTCTGGCTGATTACGGCCGGGGCCGCAACGTTTGCGGCGTTCCCGCTGTGGTACGCCTCGCTGTTTTCCGCCCTCTACCTCCCGCTCCTGGTGGTGCTGGTTGCCCTCATCTTCCGTGCCGTGGCCTTCGAGTACCGTGGCAAGGGTGACACCGACACATGGCGCGCACGCTGGGACTGGGCCATCGCCCTGGGCTCCTTCTTTGCCGCGTTCGGTGTCGGCGCCGCCCTGGCCCTGACCACCACCGGCCTGCCGCTGAACGCGAACGGTGACCGCGAAGGCGGTGCGTTCGCCTGGTTCAGCGGTTACGCCGTGCTGGGCGGGCTGGCCGTGGTGGGATTCTCCCTGCTGCACGCGCTGGCGTTCCTCGCATTGAAGACCGACGGCGACATCCGCCACCGTGCGCGCCGCTGGTTCGTTCGGCTGCTTCCGGTCCTGCTGCTGCCGCTGGCCGGCTGGGCACTCATCATCCAGTTCCTGGAGGGCAAGCCGTGGACGTGGGCGGCGGTGATCGTGGCCGTGGTGGCCGCAGCAGCCGCGTGGTTCCTGGCCCGGCGCGGATCCGAAGGCAGGGCATTTATGGCGATGGGGGCCTTCCTCCTCCTCGGCAGCGCGTCCATTTTCGGCGCCGTTTTCCCCGTGGTGCTGCCCTCCACCCTGGACCCTGCGTTTGATCTCACCGTTGCCAACGCGTCGTCGTCCGATTACACGCTCGGGCTCATGAGCGTGGTGGCAGCCGTTGGCCTGCCCCTGGTGATCACCTACCAGGCGTGGACCTACTGGGTGTTCCGGCGCCGAGTCAGTGCCTCCCAGATCCCCGCGGCCCACAGCTTCCTGCCGGCCATTGCCGTCAGGGCGTTCACCACGAAGGGCTGA